In Pasteurella multocida subsp. multocida OH4807, a genomic segment contains:
- a CDS encoding phosphate-binding protein PstS (COG0226 ABC-type phosphate transport system, periplasmic component) — translation MTKRAMLLSIVLGAFTFTANAETITGAGASFPYPIYAKWASMYEKETGNKVNYQSIGSGGGQQQIIAKTIDFGASDDPMKAELLTQHQLLQFPAIIGGTVPVVNIPDIKAGELKLSGNLLADIFLGKIKKWNDPAIAALNDGIALPDKAIIVVHRSDGSGTTFGWTNYLSKVSTEWQEKVGQGKSVKWPTGQGGKGNEGVAAYVSKIKYSIGYVEYAYAKQNHLAWTALQNKAGHFVQPSGDSFMAAAANANWESAVGMGVILTNEAGEKSWPITAASFILLHKNAEKPTQTQSVFHFFDWAFKQGKHAATELDYVPLPDEVVKKIQQQWKTDVKATNGAVIWQ, via the coding sequence ATGACAAAACGTGCAATGCTTTTATCGATTGTTTTAGGTGCATTCACTTTCACCGCCAACGCAGAAACGATTACAGGTGCGGGGGCGTCTTTTCCTTACCCAATCTATGCCAAATGGGCATCCATGTATGAAAAAGAAACAGGCAATAAAGTTAATTATCAATCTATTGGATCAGGTGGTGGGCAACAACAAATCATCGCGAAAACCATTGATTTTGGTGCTTCAGACGATCCAATGAAAGCCGAACTACTCACACAACATCAACTTCTCCAATTCCCTGCCATTATTGGCGGCACAGTGCCTGTCGTGAATATCCCTGACATCAAAGCTGGAGAACTCAAACTGTCAGGCAACCTCCTCGCCGATATTTTCTTAGGCAAAATCAAAAAATGGAACGATCCCGCTATCGCTGCACTGAATGATGGCATTGCACTGCCCGATAAAGCGATCATTGTCGTCCATCGCTCTGACGGTTCTGGCACAACATTTGGCTGGACCAATTACTTATCAAAAGTCTCAACCGAATGGCAAGAAAAAGTAGGACAAGGCAAATCAGTGAAATGGCCAACGGGTCAAGGTGGCAAAGGTAATGAAGGCGTTGCGGCTTATGTTAGTAAAATCAAGTATTCCATTGGTTATGTGGAATATGCGTATGCTAAACAAAATCACTTAGCTTGGACAGCGTTACAAAATAAAGCTGGACACTTTGTTCAGCCTTCTGGCGATAGTTTTATGGCAGCAGCAGCCAATGCCAATTGGGAAAGTGCAGTTGGCATGGGCGTAATTTTAACGAATGAAGCTGGAGAGAAATCCTGGCCGATCACGGCAGCTAGCTTCATTTTATTACACAAAAACGCAGAAAAACCGACACAAACTCAATCCGTCTTTCATTTCTTTGATTGGGCATTCAAACAAGGCAAACACGCCGCCACAGAACTTGACTACGTCCCCTTACCAGATGAAGTCGTTAAGAAAATTCAACAACAATGGAAAACGGATGTAAAAGCAACGAATGGTGCGGTTATTTGGCAATAA
- the rrmJ gene encoding 23S rRNA methyltransferase J (COG0293 23S rRNA methylase) has translation MGKKKRSASSSRWLNEHFKDPFVQKAHKQKLRSRAYFKLDEIQQTDRLFKPGMTVVDLGAAPGGWSQYVVTQIGDKGRVIACDILEMDPIVGVDFLQGDFRDENVLAALLDRVGDGKVDVVMSDMAPNFSGMPSVDIPRAMYLVELALDMCKQVLATKGSFVVKVFQGEGFDEYLKEIRSLFSVVKVRKPEASRGRSREVYIVATGYKQ, from the coding sequence ATGGGAAAGAAAAAACGTTCAGCCAGTTCATCTCGCTGGTTAAATGAACACTTTAAAGATCCTTTTGTACAAAAAGCACATAAGCAGAAATTGCGTTCTCGTGCGTATTTTAAATTAGATGAGATTCAACAAACGGATCGTTTGTTTAAACCAGGTATGACTGTTGTTGATCTAGGCGCGGCACCCGGTGGGTGGTCACAATATGTGGTGACGCAAATTGGCGATAAGGGACGTGTGATTGCGTGTGACATTTTAGAAATGGATCCTATCGTGGGGGTGGATTTCCTGCAGGGCGATTTCCGTGATGAAAATGTATTAGCCGCACTGTTGGATCGTGTTGGCGATGGAAAAGTGGATGTGGTGATGTCTGATATGGCGCCCAATTTCAGTGGTATGCCGTCTGTTGATATTCCACGCGCCATGTATTTAGTGGAGCTTGCATTGGACATGTGTAAGCAAGTATTAGCGACAAAAGGCAGTTTTGTCGTCAAAGTTTTTCAGGGTGAAGGTTTTGATGAATACTTAAAAGAGATTCGTTCTCTCTTTAGTGTTGTAAAAGTACGGAAACCTGAGGCTTCTCGAGGACGTTCTCGTGAGGTGTATATTGTTGCGACAGGCTATAAACAGTAA